The Triticum dicoccoides isolate Atlit2015 ecotype Zavitan chromosome 6A, WEW_v2.0, whole genome shotgun sequence genome has a window encoding:
- the LOC119319532 gene encoding histone H2B.2-like, which yields MAPKAAEKKPAEKEPAAEKVAEKKPAEKEPAAEKAAEKKPAEKEPATEKAAEKPPATAGKKPVAEKRLPAGETSYKAGGGKKRDQKEGKRRKETYKVHIYRVLKEVHGKEVGITSKAMAAMNSFVNDMFERPAAEAGKLARYNKKSTIGPREIRTSVRFLLPGSLSTIAFEHGDAAVDNFKNYKAFYVSSEEE from the coding sequence ATGGCCCCCAAGGCGGCGGAGAAGAAGCCGGCGGAGAAGGAGCCCGCGGCAGAGAAGGTAGCCGAGAAGAAGCCCGCGGAGAAGGAGCCCGCGGCGGAGAAGGCGGCCGAGAAGAAGCCCGCGGAGAAGGAGCCCGCGACGGAGAAGGCGGCCGAGAAGCCCCCGGcaactgccgggaagaagccagtgGCCGAGAAGCGTCTGCCGGCGGGCGAAACGTCCTACAAGGCGGGCGGCGGCAAGAAGCGGGACCAGAAGGAGGGCAAGAGGAGGAAGGAGACCTACAAGGTCCACATCTACAGGGTGCTCAAGGAGGTGCACGGCAAGGAGGTCGGCATCACCTCCAAGGCCATGGCcgccatgaactccttcgtcaacgACATGTTCGAGAGGCCCGCCGCCGAGGCCGGCAAGCTCGCCCGCTACAACAAGAAGTCCACCATCGGCCCCCGGGAGATCCGGACCTCCGTCCGCTTCCTCCTCCCCGGCAGTCTCTCCACGATTGCCTTCGAACATGGCGACGCTGCCGTCGACAATTTCAAAAATTACAAGGCATTTTATGTATCTTCGGAGGAAGAGTAG